A single genomic interval of Babylonia areolata isolate BAREFJ2019XMU chromosome 26, ASM4173473v1, whole genome shotgun sequence harbors:
- the LOC143300299 gene encoding uncharacterized protein LOC143300299 encodes MSTGDVKSSSAPDDVSHIVRSSLPSVTVPDASFTEVVFAAFRQFRDKTALVDYLSGQQWTFSEVREAAVRVASGLCRLGLRRGDTLLLLASNSPQFLLLFLACAAAGITVSPANPSSMPQELAKRIQMSGCAAIAAEESLVPTVSDALNLDPTLQDKVKFTQIVLGRAAEGFVPFSTLLEDDGKAFPENLDIRPGEDLLILPFSSGTTGPPKGVMLTHTSGVASIIQGQ; translated from the exons ATGAGCACAGGTGACGTCAAAAGCAGCAGCGCCCCGGATGACGTCAGTCACATTGTGCGTAGCTCTTTGCCAAGCGTCACTGTACCGGACGCTTCCTTCACCGAGGTGGTCTTCGCTGCATTCCGTCAGTTTCGGGACAAGACCGCCCTG GTGGACTACCTATCAGGGCAACAGTGGACTTTCAGCGAGGTGAGAGAGGCGGCCGTTCGCGTAGCCAGTGGTCTATGCAGACTGGGATTACGGCGTGGTGacacgctgctgctgctggcctCGAACAGCCCCCAGTTCTTGCTGCTCTTCTTGGCGTGTGCTGCTGCGGGAATCACAGTCTCCCCTGCCAACCCCTCGTCCATGCCTC AGGAACTGGCAAAGCGGATACAGATGTCTGGGTGCGCGGCAATAGCGGCCGAGGAGAGCCTTGTCCCTACCGTCAGTGACGCCCTGAACCTTGACCCCACACTGCAggacaaggtcaag TTCACTCAGATAgtgctggggagagcagcagaaGGCTTCGTCCCCTTTTCAACTTTGCTGGAGGACGACGGGAAGGCATTTCCGGAGAACCTGGACATCCGGCCTGGTGAGGACCTCCTGATACTTCCGTTCTCCAGTGGCACAACGGGACCGCCCAAAGGCGTCATGTTGACTCACACCAGCGGTGTCGCCAGCATCATCCAGGGACAGTga